A single window of Anomaloglossus baeobatrachus isolate aAnoBae1 chromosome 9, aAnoBae1.hap1, whole genome shotgun sequence DNA harbors:
- the TUBB gene encoding tubulin beta chain, whose protein sequence is MREIVHIQAGQCGNQIGAKFWEVISDEHGIDPTGTYHGDSDLQLDRISVYYNEATGGKYVPRAILVDLEPGTMDSVRSGPFGQIFRPDNFVFGQSGAGNNWAKGHYTEGAELVDSVLDVVRKEAESCDCLQGFQLTHSLGGGTGSGMGTLLISKIREEYPDRIMNTFSVVPSPKVSDTVVEPYNATLSVHQLVENTDETYCIDNEALYDICFRTLKLTTPTYGDLNHLVSATMSGVTTCLRFPGQLNADLRKLAVNMVPFPRLHFFMPGFAPLTSRGSQQYRALTVPELTQQVFDAKNMMAACDPRHGRYLTVAAVFRGRMSMKEVDEQMLNVQNKNSSYFVEWIPNNVKTAVCDIPPRGLKMAVTFIGNSTAIQELFKRISEQFTAMFRRKAFLHWYTGEGMDEMEFTEAESNMNDLVSEYQQYQDATAEEEEDFNEEAEEEA, encoded by the exons ATGAGGGAGATCGTGCACATCCAGGCCGGCCAGTGCGGCAACCAGATCGGCGCTAAG TTTTGGGAGGTGATCAGCGATGAGCATGGAATCGACCCAACAGGGACATACCATGGTGACAGCGACCTGCAGTTGGACAGGATCAGCGTCTACTACAATGAGGCAACAG GAGGCAAATATGTCCCCAGAGCCATCCTTGTCGATCTGGAGCCAGGAACAATGGACTCTGTCCGATCCGGGCCCTTCGGACAGATATTCAGGCCCGACAACTTTGTTTTTG gACAAAGTGGTGCTGGGAACAACTGGGCTAAGGGCCACTACACAGAAGGAGCCGAGCTGGTAGACTCTGTGTTAGATGTAGTGAGGAAGGAGGCCGAGAGCTGCGACTGTCTTCAGGGCTTCCAACTCACACATTCCTTGGGTGGTGGTACTGGTTCTGGTATGGGCACACTCCTCATCAGCAAAATCCGGGAGGAGTATCCTGACCGTATCATGAACACCTTCAGTGTGGTGCCATCTCCCAAGGTATCTGATACAGTTGTGGAACCATACAATGCCACACTCTCTGTGCATCAACTGGTTGAAAACACAGATGAGACCTACTGTATAGACAACGAGGCCCTCTACGACATCTGCTTCCGCACGCTTAAGTTGACAACCCCAACCTATGGGGATCTCAATCATTTGGTCAGCGCCACGATGAGCGGAGTAACCACCTGCCTACGTTTCCCAGGTCAACTCAATGCCGATCTCCGCAAACTGGCAGTCAACATGGTTCCCTTCCCACGTCTCCACTTCTTCATGCCAGGATTTGCCCCACTAACCAGCCGAGGCAGTCAGCAGTACCGGGCACTGACTGTGCCAGAGCTCACACAGCAGGTGTTCGATGCCAAGAATATGATGGCTGCTTGTGATCCACGACACGGCAGGTACCTGACAGTGGCAGCAGTTTTCCGTGGCCGCATGTCCATGAAGGAAGTGGATGAGCAGATGCTCAACGTCCAGAACAAGAACAGCAGTTACTTCGTAGAATGGATCCCCAACAACGTGAAGACCGCCGTGTGCGACATCCCACCACGCGGCCTTAAGATGGCAGTCACCTTCATTGGCAACAGCACCGCCATCCAGGAGCTGTTCAAACGTATCTCAGAGCAGTTCACTGCCATGTTCCGTCGCAAGGCTTTCCTCCATTGGTACACAGGAGAGGGAATGGACGAAATGGAGTTCACAGAAGCAGAAAGCAACATGAACGACCTTGTCTCCGAATACCAACAATACCAAGATGCTACAGCAGAAGAAGAGGAAGATTTCAATGAAGAAGCTGAAGAGGAGGCTTAA